A DNA window from Vibrio cidicii contains the following coding sequences:
- a CDS encoding glycosyltransferase codes for MLKIERESDFQADISIVCITYNQAHLVESALKSFVEQKVNCNLEIVIHDDASTDNTAEVLKNFQRMHSDKVTLLLQSENQCQVPDVEVTCFTASHATGKYIALCEGDDYWIDPYKLQKQYDALEANPDLSASFHSAYTETPNGERNLFAHHSEDERKFTPQEVILGDGSFMPTSGLFCRKEAFSQITKELIITMPCGDYFFQIMASKDGGAYYFPEPMSVYRIQHSGSFTTNFATVNWKKRTEFYRRMIIAMTLINEITCGKYTSEIDFMKKKFQKIRRKCWRRGVKASLRKLWQQ; via the coding sequence ATGTTAAAGATCGAAAGAGAATCAGATTTTCAAGCCGACATCTCGATTGTCTGTATTACCTACAATCAAGCCCATTTAGTGGAGTCGGCGCTGAAGAGTTTTGTAGAGCAAAAAGTAAATTGTAACCTTGAGATAGTGATCCATGATGATGCATCGACAGATAATACTGCAGAAGTACTTAAAAACTTTCAGCGTATGCATTCAGATAAGGTCACCCTGTTGCTACAGAGCGAGAATCAATGCCAGGTTCCTGATGTAGAGGTGACTTGTTTTACAGCTTCTCATGCTACGGGCAAATACATTGCACTATGTGAAGGTGATGACTACTGGATAGATCCGTATAAATTGCAAAAGCAATACGATGCGTTAGAAGCAAACCCTGATTTATCGGCAAGCTTTCATAGCGCATATACTGAAACACCAAATGGTGAAAGGAATTTATTTGCTCACCATAGTGAAGATGAACGAAAATTTACGCCTCAAGAGGTGATTCTAGGCGACGGATCATTTATGCCAACTTCGGGATTATTCTGCCGTAAAGAGGCTTTTTCTCAAATAACAAAAGAGCTTATTATTACTATGCCTTGTGGTGACTATTTCTTTCAGATTATGGCATCAAAAGATGGTGGGGCTTATTATTTTCCTGAACCTATGTCAGTATATAGAATCCAACATTCAGGTTCATTTACTACCAATTTTGCTACTGTAAATTGGAAAAAGCGCACCGAGTTTTATCGCCGTATGATTATCGCTATGACACTAATTAATGAAATAACGTGTGGTAAATACACATCGGAAATTGATTTTATGAAGAAAAAATTCCAAAAAATTCGTAGAAAGTGTTGGCGTCGTGGTGTTAAAGCCTCCTTGAGGAAACTTTGGCAACAGTAA
- a CDS encoding ATP-grasp domain-containing protein, with protein MSRVLLLDTAFSSLPIYRFLLGRGHDVFVMGNRANDALALKAGSNWIDQDYSQVTEVRQIISDLSIDFVLPGCTDLSIEVCQQVAPNHHCFDHPENYRFLGEKQKFREMCALLLLSSPQRQQKEDFPLHGRFICKPVDAFSGRGVSVVEGNDIDALTIAYEQASAVSPTGRALIETFVDGQLYSYSAFIEQQKVIDSFVVLEGSSANPYAVDTSYVDREFDEVTLAMLKESVETIAAHLKLVDGLVHLQFILQDKTPYLIEITRRCPGDLYSKLIEYSTGYDYAGKFASYFLKEPFSTQRNRESADSSSHSIINGTVPLRWIKFY; from the coding sequence GTGAGTAGAGTATTATTATTAGACACGGCTTTTTCATCGTTACCTATTTATCGTTTTCTTCTTGGTCGAGGACATGATGTCTTTGTTATGGGTAATCGTGCGAATGATGCGCTTGCTTTAAAAGCGGGTAGTAATTGGATAGATCAAGATTACAGTCAAGTCACTGAAGTACGTCAAATTATCAGTGATCTCAGTATCGATTTTGTCTTGCCAGGCTGTACGGATCTGTCGATCGAAGTATGTCAACAGGTTGCACCAAATCACCATTGTTTTGACCATCCGGAAAACTATCGATTCCTTGGTGAGAAACAAAAATTCAGAGAGATGTGTGCTCTCCTCCTTCTCAGCTCTCCTCAACGCCAACAAAAGGAAGACTTTCCGCTACATGGCCGATTTATTTGTAAGCCGGTTGATGCTTTTAGTGGGCGAGGTGTTTCTGTTGTTGAAGGGAATGATATTGATGCATTGACGATTGCCTATGAGCAAGCCAGTGCTGTAAGCCCGACAGGTAGAGCATTGATAGAAACATTTGTTGACGGCCAACTCTATAGTTATAGCGCTTTCATTGAACAGCAGAAAGTGATCGATAGTTTTGTCGTGTTGGAGGGCTCCTCGGCCAATCCCTATGCCGTAGATACCAGCTATGTTGATAGAGAATTTGATGAAGTCACACTTGCTATGCTTAAGGAAAGTGTTGAAACTATTGCTGCTCATTTAAAATTAGTCGATGGTTTGGTGCATCTGCAATTTATTCTACAAGATAAAACTCCTTATTTAATAGAAATCACTCGGCGTTGCCCTGGAGATCTATACTCGAAATTGATCGAATATAGTACAGGCTATGATTATGCTGGAAAATTTGCTTCTTACTTTCTTAAAGAACCATTTTCAACTCAGAGAAACCGAGAGTCAGCCGATAGTTCGTCACACAGTATCATCAATGGAACTGTGCCATTACGATGGATTAAATTTTATTGA
- a CDS encoding FkbM family methyltransferase, which translates to MNQPIDFKALGEWSSSPEAVDFLFSQKSIKRFAIGRNESTLEVARIVQLDGIIDDFCDIVDWNGIPIVTSTHLDDESYVVNCSTSISPVSVERVFSKKPGHLISLNALITASSGLLSKPKFCTEMWDVVENQSVTLNEIFQKLSDEKSKKTFLDTITYRLYLKPSSMIDYTVQIQNQYFEDFMEYNNEVFLDAGGFDGDTAQEFADRYPDYKEIILIEPSEANISKARVRLSSYDRITYLQNAVSNENKQLNFTPDAGSASAITEAGEFMVDAIKIDTIKTATSISTIKMDLEGWEMQALKGATQTISHGKPKLAIAVYHSSYDYIDIYKYIMRLNPNYNIYLRHYTEGWSETIMFFK; encoded by the coding sequence GTGAATCAACCTATAGATTTTAAAGCTCTTGGAGAATGGTCATCATCTCCAGAAGCTGTTGACTTTCTCTTTAGCCAGAAATCAATAAAGCGCTTTGCCATTGGTAGAAATGAATCAACTCTTGAAGTGGCAAGAATTGTTCAGCTTGACGGTATTATTGATGACTTTTGTGACATCGTGGATTGGAATGGTATTCCTATAGTAACAAGTACACACTTGGACGATGAATCTTATGTTGTTAACTGCTCAACCTCTATTTCTCCTGTAAGTGTAGAACGAGTTTTTTCAAAAAAACCTGGTCATCTGATCAGCCTTAATGCTTTGATAACCGCCTCTTCTGGCTTACTATCCAAACCAAAGTTTTGTACTGAAATGTGGGATGTAGTTGAAAATCAAAGCGTTACACTCAATGAGATTTTCCAAAAACTAAGTGATGAAAAATCAAAAAAAACATTTTTAGACACCATAACTTACCGTCTTTACCTTAAACCTAGCTCTATGATTGACTATACTGTCCAAATACAAAATCAGTATTTTGAAGACTTTATGGAATACAACAATGAAGTTTTCTTAGATGCAGGTGGATTTGATGGTGATACGGCTCAAGAGTTTGCGGACAGATATCCAGACTATAAAGAAATCATCCTCATTGAACCTTCCGAAGCTAACATAAGCAAGGCTCGTGTTCGTTTGTCCTCCTATGATAGAATTACTTATTTGCAAAATGCTGTATCAAATGAGAATAAGCAATTAAACTTTACTCCTGATGCTGGCTCAGCCTCTGCCATAACAGAGGCAGGCGAGTTTATGGTAGATGCTATAAAGATAGACACAATCAAAACAGCCACATCGATTAGTACTATTAAAATGGATCTTGAAGGATGGGAAATGCAAGCACTCAAAGGTGCTACTCAAACTATTTCTCATGGAAAACCTAAGCTGGCTATTGCGGTATACCATTCATCCTATGACTATATTGACATCTATAAATATATCATGAGACTAAATCCAAACTACAATATTTATCTGAGACATTACACTGAAGGATGGTCAGAAACAATCATGTTCTTTAAATAA